A window of Streptomyces gilvosporeus contains these coding sequences:
- a CDS encoding patatin-like phospholipase family protein has translation MVNDRALVLGGGGVAGIAWMTGVLAGLADAGIDVSDAEFLLGTSAGSVVAAQVASGADLASLYRAQVEPALQQRELIPREGALAEVFAFVEKLDTEVSDPLERRRRMGEVALAADTVAEADRLAVIEARLPSHTWSERLLRVVAVDAVTGESRLFDRTSGVSLVDAVAASCAVPGVWPPVTIGAARYIDGGIRSLTNLDLAADYTRVLAIAPMPDATLEADAAAIAGRGRIEVVTPDDPSRVAFGTDPLVPTTRTPAGHAGFAQGRAAAPAVAALWSEA, from the coding sequence GTGGTGAACGATCGCGCACTGGTGCTCGGCGGTGGCGGTGTGGCCGGGATTGCCTGGATGACGGGCGTACTGGCCGGTCTTGCCGACGCAGGGATCGATGTCAGCGATGCGGAGTTTCTGCTCGGCACCTCGGCGGGTTCGGTGGTGGCCGCGCAGGTTGCCAGCGGCGCCGATCTGGCCTCGCTCTACCGCGCACAGGTCGAACCTGCCCTCCAGCAGCGTGAGTTGATACCCAGAGAGGGAGCACTTGCCGAGGTCTTCGCGTTCGTAGAGAAGCTCGACACGGAGGTGTCCGACCCGCTGGAGCGCCGCCGCCGCATGGGGGAGGTGGCGTTGGCCGCGGATACCGTCGCCGAGGCCGACCGCCTGGCGGTCATCGAGGCTCGATTGCCCTCCCACACCTGGTCAGAACGCCTGCTCCGGGTGGTTGCGGTGGACGCCGTCACGGGCGAGAGCCGGCTCTTCGACCGTACGTCGGGTGTCTCCTTGGTCGACGCGGTGGCCGCGAGCTGCGCCGTGCCCGGTGTCTGGCCGCCTGTCACGATAGGTGCGGCACGCTATATCGACGGCGGCATCCGCAGCCTCACCAATCTCGACCTGGCGGCCGACTACACCCGCGTGTTGGCAATCGCCCCCATGCCCGACGCGACACTGGAGGCCGATGCCGCAGCCATTGCCGGGCGCGGCCGCATCGAGGTCGTCACCCCCGATGACCCCTCCCGTGTCGCCTTCGGCACGGACCCGCTGGTCCCCACCACGCGCACCCCCGCCGGCCACGCCGGTTTCGCCCAGGGACGCGCCGCCGCCCCGGCGGTCGCAGCGCTCTGGAGTGAGGCGTAG
- a CDS encoding LLM class F420-dependent oxidoreductase, whose amino-acid sequence MRVGLHALGIGAGARPEVIRAVATAAETHGFARLWCGEHVVLVDAPTSRYPYSADGRIAVPADADWLDPLLALTFAAAVTSRIELASGVLLLPEHNPVLVAKQAATLDVLSAGRFSLGVGVGWSAEEFAALGVPFAGRGRRTDEYLAAMRALWAEDPASFAGEFTRFDAIRVNPKPLRGGRLPVVVGGNSDAALRRAVTLADGWYGFNVPAADVPARIAVLADECARHGRAFDELTVAVALSDGIPEHLPVLSAAGVTELVVVGAPPPAPDAAATWVAKLARTWIRREE is encoded by the coding sequence ATGCGAGTGGGGTTGCACGCGCTCGGTATCGGTGCCGGTGCTCGTCCCGAGGTGATCCGTGCGGTGGCCACGGCGGCGGAGACGCACGGCTTTGCGAGGCTCTGGTGCGGTGAGCACGTGGTGCTCGTGGATGCGCCCACCTCTCGTTACCCCTACTCCGCGGACGGTCGGATCGCCGTGCCTGCGGACGCGGACTGGCTGGACCCGCTGCTCGCCCTGACCTTCGCGGCGGCGGTCACCAGCCGGATCGAGCTCGCCTCCGGCGTACTCCTGCTGCCTGAGCACAATCCGGTCCTGGTCGCCAAACAGGCCGCCACACTCGACGTGCTCTCCGCCGGGCGGTTCAGCCTCGGGGTCGGGGTCGGTTGGTCGGCGGAGGAATTCGCAGCGCTCGGAGTCCCCTTCGCCGGGCGGGGGCGGCGCACCGACGAGTACCTTGCCGCGATGCGCGCCCTCTGGGCCGAGGACCCGGCCTCCTTCGCAGGGGAGTTCACCCGCTTCGACGCGATCCGGGTCAATCCGAAGCCGCTGCGCGGCGGCCGGCTCCCGGTGGTGGTCGGCGGCAACAGCGACGCCGCCTTGCGCCGGGCGGTCACGCTCGCCGACGGCTGGTACGGCTTCAACGTCCCGGCGGCCGACGTCCCCGCGCGCATCGCGGTTCTCGCCGACGAGTGCGCCCGCCACGGTCGCGCTTTTGACGAGCTCACGGTCGCCGTCGCGCTGAGCGACGGCATCCCGGAGCACCTCCCCGTGCTCAGTGCGGCGGGCGTCACCGAACTCGTCGTCGTCGGCGCACCCCCGCCCGCTCCCGACGCGGCGGCCACCTGGGTCGCGAAACTCGCCCGGACCTGGATTCGCCGGGAGGAATAG
- a CDS encoding TetR/AcrR family transcriptional regulator, producing the protein MDEQQRARRPGGRGARVGAAVHQAVTDLISERGYGKFSVGEVAARAGVADSSIYRRWGSLETLLTDVALTRLNARSPMPDTGSLAGDLRAYAANVAREITGPDGLALLRLSVALSSNGQQGLQARDDLLAERTRQLQSMLDRARDRGEHAPDAFGVLDHVLAPMYIRVLLGMGPLTPDYVDGLVDRLL; encoded by the coding sequence ATGGACGAGCAACAGCGAGCCCGGCGACCCGGCGGGCGCGGCGCCCGCGTCGGGGCGGCGGTGCACCAGGCCGTCACCGACTTGATCAGCGAGCGCGGCTACGGCAAGTTCTCCGTCGGCGAGGTCGCAGCCCGCGCGGGCGTGGCCGACAGCAGCATCTACCGCCGGTGGGGCAGCCTGGAAACCCTGCTCACCGACGTGGCGCTCACCCGCCTCAACGCGCGGTCGCCGATGCCCGACACCGGGAGCCTGGCCGGCGACCTGCGCGCTTACGCGGCCAACGTGGCCCGCGAGATCACCGGACCCGACGGCCTGGCGTTGCTGCGCCTGTCCGTCGCCCTGTCGAGCAACGGCCAGCAGGGCCTGCAGGCGCGTGACGACCTCCTCGCCGAACGCACCCGGCAACTGCAGTCCATGCTCGATCGCGCCCGCGATCGCGGCGAGCACGCACCCGACGCGTTCGGCGTGCTGGACCACGTGCTGGCCCCGATGTATATCCGCGTCCTGCTCGGCATGGGCCCGCTCACCCCGGACTACGTCGACGGGCTGGTCGACCGATTGCTGTGA
- a CDS encoding NADPH-dependent FMN reductase, with product MATDAHPSPLRVLVLGASLRSGSTNSRLAALAGRMMGEAGADVDLAALREFEMPLYDGDLEIANGVPDGALALRDRLERCDAFVLSSPEYNASVPGVVKNAIDWVSRVRPQPFKTKHALLLSASPSLVGGNRGLWALRVPLEHLGTRVYPDMFSLAAAHKGFTDDGQLADSALHQRLRETVSAFLSLVEADARYVCLQRRWYEFLGDSTEASVTQRAED from the coding sequence ATGGCCACAGATGCCCACCCCAGCCCGCTGCGCGTCCTTGTTCTCGGTGCTTCGCTGCGGTCCGGTTCGACCAATTCCCGTCTGGCTGCCCTCGCCGGCCGCATGATGGGTGAGGCCGGAGCCGACGTCGATCTGGCCGCGCTGCGGGAGTTCGAGATGCCGCTGTACGACGGCGATCTGGAGATCGCGAACGGGGTACCGGACGGCGCACTGGCGCTGCGCGACCGGCTCGAACGGTGCGATGCCTTTGTCCTGTCCTCCCCCGAGTACAACGCCTCCGTACCGGGCGTGGTGAAGAACGCGATCGACTGGGTCTCGCGGGTCCGACCGCAACCGTTCAAGACCAAACATGCCCTGCTGCTTTCCGCCTCACCGTCCCTGGTCGGCGGCAACCGGGGCCTGTGGGCACTGAGAGTGCCGCTGGAGCACCTCGGCACCCGTGTCTACCCCGATATGTTCAGCCTCGCCGCGGCCCACAAGGGCTTCACCGACGACGGGCAGCTGGCCGATTCCGCGCTGCATCAGCGTCTGAGGGAGACGGTCTCGGCCTTTCTGAGCCTGGTCGAGGCCGACGCCCGGTATGTGTGTCTGCAACGCCGGTGGTACGAGTTCCTGGGCGACTCCACGGAAGCGTCGGTGACGCAGCGGGCGGAGGACTGA
- a CDS encoding MFS transporter — MAASPAAVRSRPNRAVLLTVTCLGQFMVLLDNAIVGAALPDMQHRLHTQLTGLQWIVDAYVLLVAMLLLSGGVFADRFGRKRVYLAGVTVFTAASVLCSLAPSVGWLIAGRVLQGIGAAALSPASLALLAAACPVPQERIKAIGLWAGLSGIGLAAGPVAGGVLTDAFGWPAIFLVNLPIGVILLTVGLRHLDESRNPSAPAIDIPGTVLSVLAVGALTYGLIEGGARGWTSPMILSSFATAAILLAAFLAVEARRSAPMLPLRLFRQRLFTVSNTAMTAVGFALMGSSFFFSQFFVYVQGSSILRAGLQTLPVSVAMVIVSPYAGRLAVRYGFRSVVTIGLAVAGSGLLALGVVRADTGYGNVWWRLGVVGIGFALTMSPLTGAAIQAVSPQEGGLASGISSTTRQIGAVLGVAVLGAVVRTRQSGGASFATGLNSAFVAAGAITLVTAVFTGLWLARSKPVEGSAVLHRAADPDAVTTSNEVSANSR; from the coding sequence ATGGCTGCATCGCCTGCGGCCGTACGCAGTCGACCAAACCGGGCCGTGCTGCTCACGGTGACCTGCCTGGGCCAATTCATGGTGCTGCTCGACAACGCGATTGTTGGAGCAGCGCTGCCCGATATGCAGCACCGGCTGCACACTCAACTGACCGGTCTGCAGTGGATCGTCGACGCGTATGTGCTGCTGGTCGCCATGCTGCTGCTGTCCGGCGGTGTTTTCGCCGACCGATTCGGCCGCAAGCGGGTGTACCTGGCCGGCGTGACGGTGTTCACCGCCGCATCGGTGCTGTGCAGCCTCGCGCCCTCGGTCGGCTGGTTGATCGCCGGCCGGGTGTTGCAGGGCATCGGAGCCGCGGCGTTGAGCCCTGCCTCGCTGGCCCTGCTCGCCGCCGCCTGTCCCGTTCCGCAAGAACGCATCAAGGCGATCGGGCTGTGGGCCGGATTGAGCGGAATCGGCCTGGCCGCCGGACCCGTGGCCGGCGGCGTGCTGACAGATGCCTTCGGCTGGCCCGCCATCTTCCTGGTCAATCTGCCCATCGGCGTGATCCTGCTGACGGTCGGTCTGCGCCACCTTGACGAGTCCCGCAATCCGAGTGCCCCCGCGATCGACATCCCGGGGACGGTGCTGTCCGTTCTGGCGGTGGGGGCACTGACCTACGGACTGATCGAGGGCGGCGCCCGCGGCTGGACCTCGCCGATGATCCTGAGCAGCTTCGCCACCGCGGCGATCCTCCTCGCAGCCTTCCTCGCCGTCGAAGCGCGTCGCTCCGCTCCGATGCTGCCGCTGCGGCTGTTTCGGCAGCGGCTGTTCACCGTGTCCAACACCGCGATGACTGCGGTGGGGTTCGCGCTCATGGGTTCGTCGTTCTTCTTCTCCCAGTTCTTCGTGTACGTCCAGGGCAGCTCGATTCTGCGCGCGGGCCTGCAGACCCTTCCGGTCTCCGTCGCCATGGTGATCGTCAGCCCGTACGCGGGTCGGCTCGCCGTCCGGTACGGGTTCCGAAGCGTGGTCACCATCGGCCTGGCCGTGGCCGGTTCCGGGCTGCTGGCGCTGGGCGTGGTGCGCGCCGACACCGGCTACGGGAACGTGTGGTGGCGGCTGGGAGTGGTCGGCATCGGCTTCGCCCTGACCATGTCCCCACTGACGGGAGCCGCCATCCAAGCGGTCAGCCCGCAGGAAGGCGGCCTCGCCTCGGGCATCAGCAGCACCACCCGGCAGATCGGAGCGGTGCTCGGCGTGGCGGTACTCGGAGCCGTCGTCCGCACCCGGCAATCCGGCGGCGCCTCCTTCGCGACCGGCCTCAACAGCGCCTTCGTCGCGGCCGGCGCCATCACCTTGGTCACCGCCGTGTTCACCGGCCTGTGGCTGGCGAGGTCCAAGCCCGTGGAAGGCTCGGCGGTGCTGCACCGTGCCGCCGATCCAGACGCGGTCACCACCTCGAACGAGGTGTCCGCGAACAGCCGTTGA
- a CDS encoding GDSL-type esterase/lipase family protein, with amino-acid sequence MTDWITTPVEPRLLRGALDVERTAHGILPHRLPAWARKQFPDPYLAMVEAQPSGVRLALRTRATAIELDVLPTKTVYQGAPVPPDGVYDLVVDGKLTGRASVPGGNTHTIDMATWSAVTRPGPMGTARFAALPAGEKDVEIWLPQTEITELIALRTDAPVATAPRHGRRVWLHHGSSISHGSTAESPTATWPALAAARGGVELINLGFGGNALLDPFTARAMRDTPADLISLKVGINLANADLMRLRGFSPAVHGFLDTLREGHPTTPLLVVSPVLCPIQEDTPGPVAPDFDAPKLRFRALSDPSDRTSGRLTLTLIRDELSRIITQRSADDPNLHYLDGRSLYGEPDFAELPLPDQLHPDPAGHRRIGERFADWAFGDDGPFAVSGG; translated from the coding sequence GTGACTGACTGGATCACCACACCCGTCGAACCCCGCCTCCTGCGCGGCGCCCTCGATGTGGAGCGCACTGCGCACGGCATACTGCCCCACCGGCTGCCCGCCTGGGCCCGAAAGCAGTTCCCGGATCCATATCTGGCCATGGTCGAGGCCCAGCCCTCGGGCGTGCGGCTGGCATTACGTACCCGGGCCACCGCCATCGAGTTGGACGTACTCCCCACCAAGACGGTCTACCAGGGCGCTCCGGTCCCCCCGGACGGTGTGTACGACCTGGTCGTCGACGGGAAGCTCACCGGCCGGGCCAGTGTGCCCGGCGGCAACACGCACACCATCGACATGGCCACCTGGTCCGCGGTCACCCGGCCCGGCCCGATGGGCACCGCCCGGTTCGCCGCATTGCCCGCCGGTGAGAAGGACGTCGAGATCTGGCTGCCGCAGACGGAAATCACCGAGCTGATCGCGCTGCGCACCGACGCTCCGGTCGCGACCGCGCCGCGCCACGGCCGCAGGGTATGGCTGCACCACGGCAGTTCGATCAGCCATGGCTCCACGGCCGAAAGCCCGACCGCCACCTGGCCGGCGTTGGCCGCCGCCCGGGGAGGTGTGGAGCTGATCAACCTGGGGTTCGGCGGCAACGCCCTGCTGGACCCGTTCACCGCACGCGCCATGCGGGACACTCCCGCCGACCTGATCAGCCTCAAGGTCGGCATCAACCTGGCCAATGCCGATCTGATGCGCCTACGCGGCTTCTCCCCGGCGGTCCACGGCTTCCTCGACACCCTCCGCGAGGGCCACCCGACCACGCCGTTGCTGGTCGTCTCCCCCGTCCTCTGCCCCATCCAAGAGGACACCCCGGGCCCCGTCGCACCCGACTTCGACGCCCCAAAGCTACGCTTCCGGGCCCTTAGCGACCCGTCGGACCGCACCAGCGGACGGCTGACGCTCACCCTCATCCGGGACGAGCTCTCCCGCATCATCACCCAACGCTCAGCCGACGACCCGAACCTGCACTATCTCGACGGCCGCTCCCTCTACGGCGAACCGGACTTCGCCGAACTGCCGCTCCCCGACCAACTCCACCCGGACCCCGCCGGCCACCGGCGCATAGGCGAACGCTTCGCCGACTGGGCCTTCGGCGACGACGGACCGTTTGCGGTGAGCGGAGGCTAA
- the dacB gene encoding D-alanyl-D-alanine carboxypeptidase/D-alanyl-D-alanine-endopeptidase, translating to MPHRGRRRLGRRRVLGGLGLVLTVGAVVAGLVQATPSPSPSPSPHRLDPRIASIMRKPTYGHAQWGLFQQNPDSGEVVQSRYPDQFFIPGSSAKLFSVSGTWHSLGSDYRFVTPVHAVGRRSGPTLNGDLDLVAQGDLTLGGRTRKDGTVAFTNVDHTYANDLPGATLTPQDPLAGIDQLARQVRDAGITRVEGDVVVDARLFRPDPVLRPTPTPLIINDNLIDLLTSPGAGPGAPARLEWRPKVAPYRVTSTVRTVASGSPANIHVNSSPDGTRIRLSGTIAAGSAPALRVAPVKDPNAFGRTALIEALKRAGVEVRAAATGPNPDYRLPASYRSAPAVARYSSPTYAQYAELIFKVSHNLGANLGICLMATRTGSSDCEDGFPVLAQFLDDAKVDRKAVQLADGRGGNPVDRTTPQALAQMLTYWQHTSQAERFRRSLPILGVDGTLAGACRDCPSRGKVFAKTGTVAGGDALNDRLAVGAETAAGYLETRKGHFDVFFVGVNGASTSGADVTGVLDMGNDVADIAARLQQDAAGRG from the coding sequence ATGCCACACAGGGGTCGGCGGCGTCTCGGCCGACGGCGTGTTCTCGGCGGCCTGGGGCTGGTGCTGACCGTCGGTGCGGTCGTGGCCGGTCTCGTCCAGGCCACGCCGTCACCCTCGCCCTCGCCTTCTCCACATCGGCTCGATCCGCGGATCGCCTCGATCATGCGGAAGCCGACGTACGGGCACGCCCAGTGGGGGCTGTTCCAACAGAACCCGGACAGCGGTGAGGTGGTGCAGTCGCGCTACCCCGACCAGTTCTTCATCCCCGGGTCGTCGGCCAAGCTCTTCAGCGTCAGCGGGACGTGGCACAGCCTCGGCAGCGACTACCGGTTCGTCACGCCCGTTCATGCCGTCGGGCGGCGTAGTGGACCGACGCTGAACGGCGATCTGGATCTCGTCGCGCAGGGGGATCTGACGCTCGGCGGCCGTACCCGCAAGGACGGTACGGTCGCGTTCACCAACGTCGACCACACCTACGCCAATGACTTGCCGGGAGCCACGCTCACCCCGCAAGACCCGCTGGCCGGAATCGACCAGTTGGCGCGGCAGGTGCGTGACGCGGGCATCACACGGGTCGAGGGGGATGTGGTCGTCGATGCACGGCTGTTCCGGCCCGATCCGGTGCTACGCCCGACCCCCACACCGTTGATCATCAATGACAACCTCATCGATCTGCTGACGTCACCCGGCGCCGGTCCGGGTGCGCCGGCGCGACTGGAGTGGCGCCCGAAGGTGGCGCCCTACCGCGTCACCTCCACCGTCCGCACCGTCGCGTCCGGCAGCCCCGCGAACATCCACGTCAACAGCTCCCCCGACGGCACCCGCATCCGGCTGTCCGGCACCATCGCCGCCGGCTCCGCACCCGCCCTGCGGGTGGCTCCGGTCAAGGACCCCAACGCCTTTGGACGCACCGCACTGATCGAGGCGCTGAAGCGGGCCGGGGTGGAAGTGCGCGCGGCTGCCACCGGTCCCAATCCGGACTACCGGCTGCCGGCCTCCTACCGCAGCGCCCCCGCGGTGGCCCGGTATTCCTCCCCGACGTATGCGCAGTACGCCGAGCTCATCTTCAAGGTGAGCCATAACCTCGGGGCGAATCTCGGCATCTGTTTGATGGCGACACGCACGGGGAGTTCCGACTGCGAAGACGGATTCCCCGTCCTCGCGCAGTTCCTGGACGACGCAAAGGTCGATCGCAAGGCGGTGCAGCTGGCCGACGGGCGCGGAGGAAATCCCGTCGACCGGACCACCCCGCAGGCCCTGGCGCAGATGCTGACGTACTGGCAGCACACCTCCCAGGCGGAACGCTTTCGCAGGTCACTGCCGATTCTCGGGGTGGATGGGACATTGGCGGGCGCCTGCCGCGACTGCCCGTCGCGCGGGAAGGTCTTCGCCAAGACCGGCACCGTGGCGGGCGGCGATGCGCTCAACGACCGGCTGGCTGTGGGCGCAGAGACCGCGGCCGGATATCTGGAAACGCGTAAGGGGCACTTCGATGTCTTCTTCGTGGGAGTGAATGGGGCGTCGACGTCGGGCGCCGATGTCACCGGGGTGTTGGACATGGGGAATGACGTGGCGGATATCGCCGCACGTCTGCAGCAGGATGCGGCCGGGCGGGGCTGA